TCGGAGCTGCACGTGCACTCTGCCATTCTCAGAATGTTGTGGTAGAAACCAGCAAGTTCCTTCCACGGAAATCAGAGCACAAGCTGTGGAGCTCCATGGAGCAACCCCACGGTTTCCCAGCTTGTTAAACAGCAGCTGCATTCAAACGATGAGAAAGAGAGACCACAGTGCAGGAGTCCAGTGTCTGCGCGGCCACAGGGATTCTTGCAGCTCACCAGCCCCAATTATCAGATATTTTGGACATTCTGATAACCAGACTCCTGGAATCAAGACGGAAATTGCTTCTCACCTGAGCCAGTATCGAGAGAATTCCAACTACACCAATAAAGGCTGCCACGGTCTCCGAGGAAAAACCAATGACCTGGGAAAACACCAAAGAGGGACTTTTCGGACAAGAGATTTGTACTACAGGAGAAAAGCCACTCAATCAGTGTCACCAGTGTTTATTGACATGGCTTATCAGGTACTTAAACATTAATCAGCCGTCCCTCCTGTTACCTCCTGCCGCCACAGGGATAAAAGATTTTCCTCTGGCTTTAAATCCCTGGGCTCACCTGAAATGCCTGAAAGCCGCACGGGCAGGACGGAGGCACAGACCACCAGCAAGAAGCCAGCAAAGGGTTCCAGGAATGTCTACAGAGCACTCACCACAATTTTAGGAAAGCTGGAACAAGTTGCTGTTTCTTAAAGCTTCAATTTTACTGAGCTATCGGCCAAGATTATGTTTCTCAGGACACGCAACTAAGATAATATCTGTAGGCAGAGCTTTTCTGCATTCGGATCCTTCCCTCATCGTGAGAGACTGACCTGTCGCAGGTAGAGGAAAAAGCTGGAGTACTGGCCGGCTTCAGGAAGGTAGGAGAGAAAGACAGTGATACAGATGAGCAGCACTGTAGAGTCCTGACCCACCTTCCGCAGAGACTGGAAGGGGATATGACAAAAaattgagaaaagaaagagttaaTATCATTAAATATTCTCTAGGCACGGAGAGAGCAAAGCCAAGTGCTTAAGTCACCATCTTACAGCCAAGAAGCGAATGCTTGAATGGAACCAGACCAGCATCGCAGAGGAAGATGTGAACGCTGCCACCCCACCCCTGACCAGGCGTATGATTGCAAGGACTCCCACCCTGCCATGAGGAGTTCTGACCACTCAGTTTCTCAGATTTAGTGCCTCAGCTTTTGATCAGAACTGGTTTTCTCTCAGACAGCCAAAATCCCCTTCCTAGCAAGCTGAGGTGAGGTGAAACTGCACAAAGCTCATCACCGTTAGCAAAGATCCTAAGGAGCAAGGAGCACAAAAAGCTTCTCCTGACACAGTACTATTCCTAAGTAATGTAATTGGTATTCCAACAACTCGTTCCACCAAGAGATGCTCTCGCTCAGCACATCTGGAGCTGCTTTTAGATGGTTTGCAGCTACATGGGATCGGTCAGAAGCGGCTAGACAGATTTAGACACGTGCAGTCTGCTACCTGCTGAACACTGCACCTTTGCGGGCTTCCTCTGAGCCTCGCAGCCCTCACCTTTTGTGGAACACACCTTCCTTTTGAGAGAAATTAGAAGAACTAAAGCAAACACAAGCACGCAGAAAACCAGCCGCCAGATTACTTACAGCAAATGGATCTGCTTGTTCCCAAGAGATCGGAGCTCCCCAAGAAACCGGGCGCATCTCTTCTGGCAGAGACTCTGGCACAGCCAGCAGGATGAAACCGATGTCCAGCAAAGCAACGCCTGAAGCCAGCACAACCACCAAGGTATCGCCGTAGGCTTGGGAGAGGTACGCACCGATTGCTGGGCTTGTGACCAGGCTGGCAGCAAACGTGGCTGACACCTGGAAGCATAAAACATTAATCGAGGCTCTTCCTAGAGCCCGTTTTCTCCTCCAGAGTAACCCACAGGTTCCAGTTTTGCCATCTTTGATGGAGATAAACCAGGTGGACAGGGACTCCTGCAGTCATGTTCGCTCGGTGCAGTCGAGGCTAAGTTCTAGCAGAGGGAAATTAAAGCAATCCTAACAACTCACacacaaccctttcagtaaatcTACAGAAAGGGTCCTGTTGCAGGCTTTTTGTACACATGCTAGCATCACAGCCTGCCCCTCTCCTGGTGCAAAGCAGCTCACAGACCAGGCTGCTTTTAGGGCTAAGCAACAACACAGATGTTCAGATGGCAGCAAAATTCACCCTCTCCTTCAGCACTAAATCACAAACAGAAGCAgcgttgggctgatggttggactggatgatcttagaggtcttttccaaccttaatgattctgtcattctaaCATGAGACTGTACTATCAGTGAAGTCACTGCTCTCtacattgctctctccaactacctgaaaggagcttgtggagaggagggagctgggctcttctcccaaggcacaggggacaggacgagagggaatggcctcaagctccaccaggggaggttcaggctgaacattaggaaaaactttttcacagaaagggtcattgggcagtgtcagaggctgcccagggagggggttgagtcaccttccctggaggggtttaagggacgggtggatgaggtgctgagggacatggtttagtgattgatgggaatggttggacttgatgatccgatgggtcttttccaacctggtgattctatgattctaagtgtggATTGTCTTTTCCTTGACACTGTCCTCAGGCTCATCCATAAGTCTCCCACCCTCATTCTATACCTCTCATACATGCAAAGCCCATGATCTTTCTTCCAAAAGACAAAGCAGTTATCCAGCTCCTTACCAAGCCGTACGCCGTGCTGCGTTCATGCTCCTGCGTAATATCAGCAACGTAGGCAAAGATCACAGAAAAGGTGACAGCAAAGACTCCAGACATGGAAATGACAGCAAAATACCACCTGGATCAGGAATAACCAGTGTTAGAGAGTGACCACAGAGTAGCCCACAGCTGCTGAATGAGAACCTCTCATTATTCCTTCAGCCCATCCTGCTTCATCGCACCAGAAAGCGCTCAGGAACTCCAAGCTTCAGCCTGGGGGTCATGGAGTTTTATTGCTTATTTTCTAGGGAAAGGAAACATCAGCACAACCTAACAGTGATGATACATCAAGCAGGAAAACAGGCACCAGCAGAGGAAAGCCAGACTCTCCTCCTGACACCGAGCCCTCTGGCAGAAGCACACAATCGGTCTCTAGGCTAAGCAGCCTTCTCCACTGCACGGATTCTTCCATCTCATCTGCTAACACAACACCCACAAATCCCCCTCGTTCAGCCTCACGCTCATCCCTCTCCTCAGAACCAGTTGGTTATAACAAACTCACCATGGACTGATCTTCATAAGGGGAATTGGTGCACACGTGAAGAAGactgtgaggaggaggaaggatttcCTGCCCCAGACATCAGAGAGAGCACCAATCAGTGGGGCActtagaaaagaaagcagaccctaagagagacagagaggatGGCAGAGGGGAATCCCTCAGTCAAACCCTGATTGTCGAGagcaaaagcttttgaaaacatgatcaaaagacaaaaatgcaaGGAGAAAACCCATTCCTATTTTCTACAAGCAAGCAACACCAAAACAGAACAGtttgtggtcttcctggacaggcctgtgcagcaggagcagccttGCCAGTACCTTAAAAGATGCTGGCACAGCTCCATCACGTTAACATCTGCTGCAGCTCTAGGGAAAGCTTTCTCTGTCAGGTGGAGACAAGACAGACCTGATGAGATGCCAGGGCCATTAAGCACAAATGTTCAAGGCCTTTCAGCATCTTTCAAACCCGATCAGGCAGGGAAGAGCCCTGCAGCCTACAGGGGAGTGTCCATCTCACaccaaagcaaacctcacttaGGTTGTTTTTTTGAGATCCTCTAGCCAGAGCCTAATAATCTCTTTTCCTGAGTCAGAACACATGGCTGCTCATTGCAGCTGCCTCCAGTTCTACTCTGGGAACACTGGCCTAGCCCAAACTCAGCGTGGCCACAGCACAGACCTGCCTTCTGCCACGGACAGCCCACTACAGCTTCTGTTATGGAAGAGTTCAGATGTCATTGATGTTTTTTATGTTGTTACACGCCAGAATTTGGTCACAGGGTGTACCTCACACCAATTAGAACATTCCTGAAACACAGAGCTGTTGTAGCCCTACAGTGACAAGCAGCGCGTTGTTAGCGCTGCTCAGTAAAATCAACTGCACAAGCTGCCTGGCATCTACGCTCTGTCGGTTCTTGGgttcctggaatggtttgggttggaagggacaaaGCCCATtaagttccacccctgccatgggcagcgacacctcccactggatcaggggctccaagccccatccaacttggacttgaacacctccagggatggggcagccaccactgctctgggcaacctgggcctccccaccctcacagcaaaacatttctccctaaaacctcatctcaatctcccctctttcagctgaaaaccgttccacCTCgtcctgtctctgcactccctgatcaacaGACTCCCccgcagctttcctggagcccctttcagtcctggaagctgctctaaggtctccttggagccttctcttctccagactgaacaaccccaactctctcagcctgtcctcatacatgaggttctccagccctcagatcatctccgtggcctcctctggacttgctccaacagatccagtTCTTCATTCTGTGTTAGGTTTGCCAATGGCcaccccaaaccaaaatatGAACATTTATCTATCAAACACTGGTTGCCATCAGGAAATAACAGAGATGATAATGCCTCACCACTTCTGGCACGGATTGAGATTGAAATGAAAGCCTGGAAGGAATGTTCCTCACCTTGACTCCGTGAATCAGGCCATTCATCAAGAACGTGTGCTGAGGAAAAGTCTGGTGTAACACCTGgggggaaaaacaaacacaaagcttAGCAACTTTCACAAAACTTCTGACAGCTTGGTGCCTGAAAAGCACAACAGGAAAAATGGGGAATATGCTACCAACAACGCCACTGCTGGACCTAGAGGAGGAGCTCCACTTTCCCACTCCAACGCAGGCGGCCACTTTCCATAACACTTCCCAGGTCTATAAATCACTCCAGCACATTTGGGAAAGGCTGAGATAATTGGAAATGTGCCTTTGTCCATCTCTGCACCATTTGGTTTCCTTTTGGGTTTACTTCCCATGGCCACAGAGCTTTTCTGCTGTTCTCCCtccctttataatgtctctttgaTGCACATTTCACACTAAGCTAACGCTGTTttactaaatcacagaatcatagaatggtttgagttggaagagtccttaaagatcttccagttccaccccctgcaatgggcagggacacctcctactggatcaggttgctccaaggcccatccagcctggccttgaacacctccagcgatggggctgCCACAACTCCCCTGGGAAACCTCAGCCAGTGCCCCCTCACCCTCATTATGAAGagtttcctccttatgtctagtctaaatcttcccccctccaatttaaagccattccccctcatcctatcactacaaacctttgtaaaaagtccctccccagctttcctggaggcactttcagtactgaaagctgCCCTAAggtttccctgcagccttctcttctccaggctgaacaaccccaactctctcagcctgtcctaaaACTCCTTTTGTGCATTTACCGTGATATCAGAGACCAGATGGAAACTGGGCACTGCTCATTGGACTTTGCCATGAGCTGGCATCCCCCCACCTTAAAGAGAATTTAGAAAGCTAAGAATCCCTCCTGAAGGTGCCAAACTGGAATTTTACAGCTCCTTAACTAAAGGCAAATACCTGAGAGGAGATTTGAAGTTTCTTTAAGTCAGCAATCCCTCTGCGTTTAATCTTACCATGCTAATCTAACTCAGCCAAGTCCCGGGCTCTCCTAGAATGGGCACGACCTGGTGTAGCACAGAACGGCTCAGAAATTCCCTCTGTGCTTTGACACCCAGATAATGATGGTGGTAATTCCACAAAAAACCTCTTTTATCCCTAAATAAGTTAATGTAGGATAAAAGGTTTGGATAAAACAGCAAAGCTTCGCTcaatttgctttcattaatCTCCCAATCgcgctttattttttaatacctagggaaaaaaaagcaataaatgacAGTAAACTACCACTAAATCCTAGTGTTTTCAGGTCAGATCTTTcactcctgctttcctggaatcCTCCAAAAGCTTTCAGAAATCCAACTCATGCTTTGCTCCAAGTTAAGCTACAGTAATTAAGAAAGTAATTGCCTGACTCGGTAACAAATGGCTCTAGCCTCAGCTTTTTCAGGCACAAGCTGCAACACCTTGGTTTCCACACTGTCTCTGCTCCAGAAGCCAAGGTTAAGATCTTCACCCTCCCCATCCCAAGGGGAACTTCACTCTACGAGACCCATTCCTGGGAGACGGACTCACCGTTAGCATCGGCGTGGTTAGCAGCCCCCAGGCGAAGAACTCCAGGAAGATCACCACCACGGCGTGGTACACGCTGGGCTCTCCAATCCCCTGTCgctgcaaaagagaaaaccacACATGTATCCTGATCTGCGACCAAGGTGAGATGCATGGATGGATACTGAAACACCAGCCCTGACCCTAGAGGTTCTGGAGGTGAATTGCCGTGCTGTAGTGCCAGTGAGCTTGCCAACATGCACGGCTCTGACAAAGCTGgctgttttcctcttctttatcCAAGAATCTATATCCTTGACACCTTGATGCTTTCTCTAGACTTAACTAaacttatcacagaatcatcaggttggaagagacccactggatcatcgagtccaaccaaggATAGGGCTGCAACAGGGAGCCCCGGAACTGAGAACTTTGGAGACGCAATCGAGGGCAGGGCTGCACCAGGGAGCCCTGGTACCTGGAGCTTTGGAGACCCAACCAAGGACAGGGTCGCACTGGGGAGCCCTGGAACCAAGAGCCTTGGAGATCCAACCGAAGGCAGGGTCGCACCGGGGGAGCCCCGAGATCGGGAGATCCAACCAAGGATAGGGCTGCACCGGGCAGCCCTGGGAGCTTTGGAGATCCAACCAAGGATAGGGCTGCACTGGGCAACCCTGGGAGCTTTGGAAAGCCAACCAAGGATAGGGCTGCACCGGGGAGCCCTGGGAGCTTTGGAGATCCAACCAAGGATAGGGCTGCACTGGGCAACCCTGGGAGCTTTGGAAAGCCAACCAAGGATAGGGCTGCACCGGGCAACCCTGGGAGCTTTGGAGATCCAACCAAGGATAGGGTCGCACCCGGGAGCCTCGGGACTGAGAGCTCTGGAGATCCAACCAAGAATAGGGTCACACCGGGGAGCCCCGGGACCAAGAGCCCTGGTAGCGGGAGCTTTGGAGACCCAACCAAGGATAGGGTCGCACCAGGGAGCCCTGGGACTGAGAAATTTGGAGACCCAACCAAAGATAGGGTCGCACCAGGGAGCACTGGGACTGAGAGCTTTGGAGACCCAACCAAGGATAGGGTCGCACCAGGGAGCGCTGGGACTGAGAGATTTGGAGACCCAACCAAGGATAGGGTCACACCAGGGAGCGCTGGGACTGAGAGCTTTGGAGACCCAACCAAGGATAGGGTCGCACCAGGGAGCGCTGGGAGCTCTGGAGACCCAAGCAAAGACAGGGTCGCACCGGGGAGCCCCGGTACCGGTAGCTTTGGAGACTCAGTCGAGGACAGGGCTGCACCGGGGAGCCCTGAGACTGAGAGATTTGGAGACCCAACCAAGGGTAGGGTCACACCGGGGAGCCTCGGGCCCAGGAGGCCCGGAACCGAGAACCTTGGAGATCCAACTGAAGACGGGGCGGCACCGGGGAGCCCTGGGAACTCTGGAGACCCAACCAAGGATAGGGTCACACCAGGGAGCCCTGGGAGCTCTGGAGACCCAACCAAGGATAGGGTCACACCGGGGAGCCCTGGGAACTCTGGAGACCCAACAAGGATAGGGTCGCACCGGGGAGCCCTGGGAACTCTGGAGACCCAACCAAGGATAGGGCTGCACCGGGGAGCCCTGGGAACTCTGGAGACCCAACAAGGATAGGGTCGCACCGGGGGAGCCCCGAGAACTCTGGAGACCCAACCAAGGATAGGGCTGCACCGGGGAGCCCTGGGAACTCTGGAGACCCAACCAAGGATAGGGTCGCACCGGGGAGCCCCGGTACCGGGAGCTTTGGAGACTCAGGCGAGGGCAGGGCTGCACCGGGGAGCCCCGAGACTGAAAGATTTGGAGACCCAACCAAGGATAGGGCTGCACCGGGGGAGCCCCGGTGCCCAGACGGCCCGCGGGCCCCGGTCTCCGGTTGCGGTCCCCGTCCCGGTGCGGCGAAGGGGCCCAGCGCTCCCCGCCCCGTTCCCTCCCGGTCCCCCCGCTCACGCCGGCCCCGTCGCGGATGACGATTTTCTTGGCCAGCAGGACGCTGCGGTTGAGccgcttctttttcttcttctcgcCGGTCATGGCGCCGCCGGTGGCCGCGGCCGCCCCATGCTCGCCGCGGCGGGAGGCGCGGGGCCCGCACCGGGCGGGCAGCGCCGGGGCCGCGCGGGGCGAGGGCGGCGGAACCGGGGACAGGCGGAGGCCGCGTTGCCCCGGCAACGGCGTCGATTGACGGCTGCGAGCGGCCAAtcgcagccgccgccgcccgcgtTCTCGCTTCCTATTGGCCGCGCCGCCTCTTCCTGGTCGGCGGAGCTGCGCTGGGATTGGCTGGCGGGGTGAGGGGAGGAGGGCGCCGCGTTGCCCTGGCGACGGAGTTGATTGACAGCGAGAATGGCCAATCCGGGCGGTCGCTGGGGCGTTCTCGCTTTCTGTTGGCTGCACCGCCTCTTCCTGGGCAGGCGAGCTGGTTTCTGATTggatgagagggaagggggcggggccacggGGGCtgcgtagaatcatagaaccatggaatcaccaggttggagcatcgagtccagccattcctatcaaacactaaaccgtgtccctcagcacctcgtccacccatcccttaaacccctccagggaaggggactcaaccccctccctgttccagcaCCCAGTGAGCCTtttgtgataatttttttcctaatgtccagcctgaccctcccctggtggagcttgaggccgttccctctcgtcctgtcccctgtcccttgggagaagagcccagctccctcctctccacaacctcctctcagggagttggagagagcaatgaggtctcccctcagcctcctcttctccaggctaaacacccccagctctctcagccgctcctcttcttctccagccccctcaccagcttcgttgctcttctctggactcgctccagagcctcaacatccttctggtggtgaggggcccagaactgaccccaggattcgaggagcggtctccccagtgccgagtccagagggagaagaacctccctggacctgctggccacgccgtgtctgatccaagccaagatgccattggccttcttggccacctgggccactgctggctcatgttcagtcgctgtcaaccaacacccccgggGGGGGtttaggaaaatatatttcacagaaagggtcattggtccctgtcagaggctgcccagggagggggttgagtccccttccctggaggggtttaagggacgggtggatgaggtgctgagggacatgggttagtgattgatgggaatggttggactcaatgatccagtgggtcctttccaacctggggatttTATGATCCTATGACTTGGGTGGGAGAGAAGGGAACACTCTCTTCCCCGGGAATGGAACCAGCAAccagtgtggggctggggggccacAACCGGCTCTGCTCCGGGTACCTGAtcccctccctgtgctgctctgtccatagaatcatagaatcacagaatcatagaacccaTGGCACGGGTCAAACCCTGATGACCTCCCCGGTGACGGGTCCTTTCCCCTGTCTCCCAGCCCCGGTTGGAGCCTCCTGGGGAGCATCCCAGCTCATTCCCGAGCTCCGCAATCCAACCGGGGCGGGCGGAcagggcagggaagaggctCTCGGTGTGACAGCAGCGAATGGCACCCGCTTCCCTCGATTAATCGATCGCAGTCGCCGCCAGCCCTGCCTCCCACCGCCCGCCGGGAGACGCAGGCGCCCCGGGGAGGCTCCGGTTTCGTTTGTGCCGCGCACACCCGCAGCATCCTCGGTACCGGAGGCTCCTCGGGAGGCTGGAGCCGAGTTGGCTGCTCCACCGACTCCACCGGGAGCTGAGGCGGCcacggggctgggggaggcacGGGTCCCCGGGGCCGG
Above is a window of Phaenicophaeus curvirostris isolate KB17595 chromosome 28, BPBGC_Pcur_1.0, whole genome shotgun sequence DNA encoding:
- the LOC138731853 gene encoding hippocampus abundant transcript 1 protein-like; amino-acid sequence: MTGEKKKKKRLNRSVLLAKKIVIRDGAGRQGIGEPSVYHAVVVIFLEFFAWGLLTTPMLTVLHQTFPQHTFLMNGLIHGVKGLLSFLSAPLIGALSDVWGRKSFLLLTVFFTCAPIPLMKISPWWYFAVISMSGVFAVTFSVIFAYVADITQEHERSTAYGLVSATFAASLVTSPAIGAYLSQAYGDTLVVVLASGVALLDIGFILLAVPESLPEEMRPVSWGAPISWEQADPFASLRKVGQDSTVLLICITVFLSYLPEAGQYSSFFLYLRQVIGFSSETVAAFIGVVGILSILAQTVVLGILMRSIGNKNTILLGLGFQILQLAWYGFGSQPWMMWAAGAVAAMSSITFPAISAMVSRNADPDQQGVVQGMITGIRGLCNGLGPALYGFVFYLFHVELNEMAEVETLGKASKPNMANPTDESSIIPGPPFLFGACSVLLSLLVALFIPEHNLALRSGSHKKHSNGAQTHTHSPQAGGSDGKEPLLEDSSV